The Niabella beijingensis genomic interval GGAACCCATAGGTAAGCCGCGGCGCAGGGCGGGCACCCAAACCGGCCAGGATGGCTGCCCCGTAATCGTCCAGCGCTTTTGTACTCATGCCGGGGCGGGCATGCTCCATCATCTGTTTGAGGGTATGGGCAACGGCTTTGCCGGCCTGCTGCATACCGGTAAGCTCGGATTCTTTTGTTATTGACATAGTTATTTTTTTGTGCCGCGGAGGCGGCTGATCCACTGCAAATTTACCCTTTTATTTTTTGCTGACGCTGGCTGCCGGGCGCAAAACCCAAACCGGCATTAACCCCCTGCCGGATGGCTGCCCTTATAGCCAGCAGTCCGCTTTTTATGCCCTCAAAATAATGGCCTTTTTTAAAAGGGGGGATGATGTATTTTTTAAGTAGCGCGGCGGTTTCCCCATCGGTGCGTTTGGCCTCCATGCCAGATCCGTTCCGGATCCGTATTTTCCGGTACCCGGTGCTGAAGCCGGTGAGGATGCCATTGTTCAACTGTTTATTTCCAACGCCCCATTGGCGGGCAATGGCTAATGTATAATCATTAAAAGCCTCTTTTTTTACCCGGCTGCTGTCGATGGTGATACCGGCTATTTCGTTGGTGGTCGCTTCCCGGAACCGGCGGATCAGGGAATACAGCGGACCGATCTGCACCGGCGTAAACACCTGCTCGTAATCGCTTACCCGGCCCGGCGGCTTTGGCAGGTTATCTGTTGTGCTATCGCTTACGGGCTTTGGCAATTGACGGACCTGGCTGGCGGCGCTGCCTGCAAACAGGATACAAAATGATAGGATGATTACCAGATGGCGCATGCGGTAGCAGCAGGTGGTACATGTAGTTCCATTTATTTTTTTTTGCTGAACTGACATTGTATGCCCCCCGGAGCGGCGGCTTGCCTGCGCTTTTTATGTTACAAAAAATATTGTTACAAATTATTTTATAACATAAAATACTGTAACAGATCTGTTACAAAGTTTGCGATGACATTTAACAGTGTAACAGGCGGGTTTGCTACAATAACGATTATTTTTATAGCAGCAATAACTTACTGATATGAAAAACTTTAGAAAACAATGGGGGCTTACCCAGGAGGAGCTGGCTGCATTGATAGGCGTTACCCGTGGTGTGCTGGCGATGTATGAAAGCGGTCGGCGCCAGCTGCCTGTTGCGGCGGGCATTAAGCTGGGGGAATTGCAGGTGCAGCTTTTGTCTGCCCAAAAAGCACGGCAACCGGCGGCCTTGCAGCAGCGCCAGGCAGTACAACTTTCCAGGGCTGAAAAGCAACTGAACGACAAGGCACGCCGTGCGGCGCTGGAAGCGGCCCGCACCACCCGCCTGCTGGATACAATGCGGCAGCGCTACCAACAGCTGCAGCAAAAGATGACGCTGATACAATTGACACTGCCGGCTGCACTGCCCGGATCGCTGCAAAAAACAGCCTTACTATACATGGAGGCGAAGCTGATGGATGAACTGGAGCGGTGCGCCCCGG includes:
- a CDS encoding helix-turn-helix domain-containing protein, which translates into the protein MKNFRKQWGLTQEELAALIGVTRGVLAMYESGRRQLPVAAGIKLGELQVQLLSAQKARQPAALQQRQAVQLSRAEKQLNDKARRAALEAARTTRLLDTMRQRYQQLQQKMTLIQLTLPAALPGSLQKTALLYMEAKLMDELERCAPARQALVAYKLSACKALEGAALNARSFLKQE
- a CDS encoding TPM domain-containing protein, with the protein product MSVQQKKINGTTCTTCCYRMRHLVIILSFCILFAGSAASQVRQLPKPVSDSTTDNLPKPPGRVSDYEQVFTPVQIGPLYSLIRRFREATTNEIAGITIDSSRVKKEAFNDYTLAIARQWGVGNKQLNNGILTGFSTGYRKIRIRNGSGMEAKRTDGETAALLKKYIIPPFKKGHYFEGIKSGLLAIRAAIRQGVNAGLGFAPGSQRQQKIKG